The Qipengyuania oceanensis genome includes the window CGCGTGCGTCGTCGCGCCGTAGCCGCCCGAAAAGCCTTCGCTGGTCGCCAGCGAGACCAGCGCACGGGTCGCACTGGCAGCCGATGCCTCGCTGTTGGCGACGCCCGCTACGGCGCGCGCCGCATCCTCGGCAGCCAGCGCACGGTCCCTGAGAAGTTCGGGCGATGGCTCGTGCGGGTCGACGAGGTCGAGTGCGGAGGCGTCACGCGATCCGCCAGCCAGGTCTGCGCTGTCGACCAGCCCGCTGTAAGGATCTTCTGGCGCCAGCCGCGCCATCGCCACCGCCCGCTCGGCCATTTCGGCGAACGCCTGGGCAGTGAAATCGCTGGTTCGCACCGATGCCGATCGCTGCCCGACGAAGACGCGCAGCGCGATCTCCTCGCCCTCGGAGCGTTCGACGTCCTCGATTTTGCCGAGCCGCACCGTGACCGCTTCGGAACTCCCGGCCGCGGCCGTGGCCTCCGCAGCGTCCGCACCGGCACGGCGCGCGGCGTCGAGCGCCTGGGCGCAGCGATCCTGTGCTGTCTGGGCATCAATCATGGGTCTGCTCTGCCGAGCGGTTCGGCACAGCGCAAGTGCGGGGGCGGCCGGGAAGTCAGCCGATCGAGGTCAGCAATTTGAAGAGCGCCGTCAACGCCAGCGGCAGCCCGATGGCGAGCAACCAGAGGAGAATGCGGTCCCGGCGGTAGGCGGCCGCAAGCGATCGGTCGTGCGCCTGCTCCTCGCTCAGCGTCTGCCAGCGTCTCTCGAACCAGCGGCATGCGGGAATGATCATCGCGACCAGCACCACGAGCGCCAGGTAGGGCAGGATGCTGCTGCTACCGTCCTTCATCGCGTCGACCGTCACGAAAATCTGCAGGCCTGTATAGACCAGCAACGCATAGGCGATGTTGTCGCTCATGCCCTTGCGCCAGTCGACCGTTGTCTCGGTCGTTGCCGGCGCGCCTTCTTCGAGCGTTTCGCTCATCGACTGCATCCCCGAATTTCCTCTCCGCAGCAGAGTATTCCAGCTTACGATAGTTCGCGCAAGCTGCCGCGAAGGGAAGTCCGGGGCCGCGGCCCGCCCCGTGCCATGCACGAAGCCTGCCATTTTTCCCGCCGCGGGGCTTTTCTGCGCCTGCGCCCATGCTAAGGCAGGACACGATGACCACGCTCGAGGATACCGCCGCGATGGACGAAGCGCAGCTGGAAGAAGGCGCCGCGCCGCCGATTCCGCAAGGCGGCCTGGAAGTCATCTCGATCGCGAAGAGCTACGACAAGCGGGCGGTGCTGACCGACATCTCGCTGACCGTCGGCAAGGGCGAGGTGCTCGGCCTCCTCGGCCCCAACGGCGCGGGCAAGACCACCTGTTTCTATTCGATCATGGGCCTCGTGAGGCCCGATGCCGGTCGCATCCTGATGGACGGCGAGGACGTGACCAAGCTGCCGATGTATCGCCGCGCGATCCTGGGCCTCGGCTACCTGCCGCAGGAAACCAGCATCTTCCGCGGCATGACCGTCGAGCAGAACATCGCCTGCGTCCTCGAGATGGTCGAACCCGACGCAGAGACGCGTTCCGCCGAACTCGAACGCCTGCTCGACGAATTCGGCCTCACCCGTTTGCGCACCAGCCCGGCGATGGCGCTTTCGGGCGGTGAACGGCGCCGCTGCGAAATCGCCCGGGCGCTGGCGGCCAAGCCTTCTATCATGCTGCTCGACGAACCCTTCGCGGGGATCGACCCGCTTTCGATCAGCGACATCCGCGACCTGGTTAAGGACTTGAAGACGCGCGGCATCGGCGTGCTCATTACCGATCACAACGTGCGCGAAACGCTCGAAATCGTCGATCGCGCCTGCATCATCTACGGCGGCGAAGTGCTGTTCGCAGGGACGCCGGAAGCGCTGGTCGCCGACGAGAATGTCCGCCGCCTGTACCTGGGCGAAAGCTTCAGCCTGTGACACGGCACCACGGCTGGAGCTGAACCATGGCGCTGGGTCCTCGGTTAGACCTCCGGCAAACCCAGTCGCTGGTAATGACGCCGCAGTTGCAGCAGGCGATCCGCCTGCTCGCGGCCTCCAATCTCGAGATTGAGAGCTTCATCGCCGAGGCGCTCGACGACAATCCGCTGCTCGAGATGGGCGAGGTCAGCCGCGAAGCCGGCGAGGGCGACGTTTCCCCAGCCGAGGAACACGACTCGGGTCCGGGCGACGGCGACCAGGCACTCGACATCGACCCCGCAGCGCTCGACCGCGACCGGGAGACGGGCGACGGCGAATGGGGTTCGGCCGCCAGCCTCGGCGGATCGGGCGACGACCTGCCCGGCATCGACGAGCATGGCGGCGACGAGCCGACGCTGGCCGAACACCTGCTCGACCAGGTCGGCGCTGTAGCGGGCGACGCGCGCGAAGAATTCGTCGCGCGCTTCCTGATCGGCCTGCTCGACGAAGCCGGCTATCTCACCGCCGACCTGCGCAGCGTCGCGGCCGAGCTGGGGATCGCGCTGGCGGAAGCGGAACGCGCGCTCGAGGTCGTCCAGTCGCTCGACCCGACCGGCGTCGGCGCGCGGACGCTCGGCGAATGCCTGGCGCTGCAGGCAAAGGAGGCCGACCGCTACGACCCGTGCATGGCGCGGCTGATCGACAATCTCGACCTCGTCGCGCGCGGCGAACTCTCGCGCCTCAAGCGCATGTGCGATGTCGACGACGAGGATTTCGCCGAGATGCTCGCCGAATTGCGCAGCTACGATCCCAAGCCCGGCTGTCGCCACGGCGGCGCGACCGAGCGCGCTGTGGTGCCCGACGTCCTGCTCGCCCCCGGCAAGGACCAGGGCTGGGACATCCGCCTCAACGAGGAGACCTTGCCCCGGCTCGTCGTCAATCGCGAATACGCCGTCGAACTTCGCGACGGGTCGAGCGACAAGGCCACCCGGAGCTGGTTGCGTGAAAAGCTGGCGGACGCGAACTGGCTGATCAAAGCGCTCGACCAGCGGCAGAAGACGATACTCAAGGTCGCCGCGCAGATCGTGAAGAAGCAGGAAGGGTTCTTCCGGAGCGGGGTGTCGGAACTCAGGCCGCTGACCTTGCGCGAGGTCGCCGACGAGATCGACATGCACGAATCCACGGTCAGCCGGGTGACCAGCAACAAGTACCTGCATTGCGCGCGCGGAACCTTCGAACTGAAGTATTTCTTCACCAGCGGGGTCGGCAGCGCCGACGGCGAAGGCGCCTCGAGCGAGGCGGTGAAAGCGCGCATCAGGGCGCTGTGCGACGCGGAGGATCCCAGGAAGATCCTGAGCGACGACAAGCTGGTCGAACTGCTGAAGCAGGAAGGGTTCGACATCGCCCGGCGCACGGTCGCCAAGTACCGCGAGGCGATGGGCATCGGCAGCTCCGTCCAGCGTCGGCGACAGAAGAAACTGGCCGGACTCTAGCGTTTCCGAGCCTGTGGATAGGCTGTGGAAAAGTGTTGCAGAAAAGTCTCGGCGCTATTTCCGCGTTC containing:
- the lptB gene encoding LPS export ABC transporter ATP-binding protein, encoding MDEAQLEEGAAPPIPQGGLEVISIAKSYDKRAVLTDISLTVGKGEVLGLLGPNGAGKTTCFYSIMGLVRPDAGRILMDGEDVTKLPMYRRAILGLGYLPQETSIFRGMTVEQNIACVLEMVEPDAETRSAELERLLDEFGLTRLRTSPAMALSGGERRRCEIARALAAKPSIMLLDEPFAGIDPLSISDIRDLVKDLKTRGIGVLITDHNVRETLEIVDRACIIYGGEVLFAGTPEALVADENVRRLYLGESFSL
- the rpoN gene encoding RNA polymerase factor sigma-54, with product MALGPRLDLRQTQSLVMTPQLQQAIRLLAASNLEIESFIAEALDDNPLLEMGEVSREAGEGDVSPAEEHDSGPGDGDQALDIDPAALDRDRETGDGEWGSAASLGGSGDDLPGIDEHGGDEPTLAEHLLDQVGAVAGDAREEFVARFLIGLLDEAGYLTADLRSVAAELGIALAEAERALEVVQSLDPTGVGARTLGECLALQAKEADRYDPCMARLIDNLDLVARGELSRLKRMCDVDDEDFAEMLAELRSYDPKPGCRHGGATERAVVPDVLLAPGKDQGWDIRLNEETLPRLVVNREYAVELRDGSSDKATRSWLREKLADANWLIKALDQRQKTILKVAAQIVKKQEGFFRSGVSELRPLTLREVADEIDMHESTVSRVTSNKYLHCARGTFELKYFFTSGVGSADGEGASSEAVKARIRALCDAEDPRKILSDDKLVELLKQEGFDIARRTVAKYREAMGIGSSVQRRRQKKLAGL